A window from Fervidicoccaceae archaeon encodes these proteins:
- the upp gene encoding uracil phosphoribosyltransferase: protein MRIEFDERVKFVTHPLAKAILTTLRDKNTKQIEFRRGLVRLGIFLAYRIVEDFPLEQTTVETPLGVKASGIRIPDMDNVVIVQVLRASMPLVEGMIKIIPGARQGVVSARRVEELGMSSDKWFNIEIKYVKFPKINSDDNLIIADPMFATGSTAIAVMNELMRRGAKPKRIILANVISTELAIRRFLEAYPSSMIYTIDVDPELNEKGYIVPGLGDAGDRAFGE, encoded by the coding sequence TTGAGAATAGAATTTGATGAAAGGGTAAAATTTGTAACTCATCCTCTGGCAAAAGCAATTCTAACAACCTTGAGAGACAAGAACACAAAGCAAATTGAGTTCAGAAGAGGTCTTGTAAGATTAGGAATATTTCTCGCCTACAGGATTGTGGAAGACTTTCCACTCGAACAAACCACTGTGGAAACTCCCCTCGGAGTTAAAGCATCTGGCATCAGGATACCTGACATGGATAATGTAGTGATAGTTCAGGTGCTAAGAGCATCAATGCCCCTGGTTGAGGGAATGATAAAGATAATACCCGGAGCAAGGCAGGGAGTAGTCAGTGCCAGAAGAGTTGAAGAGCTTGGAATGAGCTCTGACAAGTGGTTCAACATAGAAATAAAATATGTGAAGTTTCCAAAGATAAACTCAGATGATAATTTGATAATCGCCGATCCAATGTTCGCCACAGGTTCAACAGCTATAGCAGTTATGAACGAGCTGATGAGGAGGGGGGCAAAGCCAAAAAGGATAATACTTGCTAACGTCATATCAACTGAGCTAGCAATAAGGAGGTTCCTCGAGGCTTATCCCAGCTCCATGATATACACAATAGATGTTGATCCAGAGCTCAATGAGAAGGGCTACATAGTTCCCGGCCTGGGAGATGCTGGGGATAGAGCCTTTGGGGAATGA
- a CDS encoding 30S ribosomal protein S15 encodes MNKSREKGKSHSMRPVRVGVPKWLRLEPEEVEELVAELARRGYPPSMIGIILRDQYGIPLVKSITNKKITQILKEKKLLPPIPEDLYNLMRRAVNIRRHLSEHPKDENVKKGLQEVESKIRRLATYYKRKGVLPQNWEYDPEAAKLIVSQSR; translated from the coding sequence ATGAACAAATCGAGAGAAAAGGGAAAATCTCACAGCATGCGTCCTGTCAGGGTGGGAGTGCCTAAATGGCTTCGCTTGGAGCCAGAGGAAGTGGAGGAGCTCGTTGCTGAATTGGCAAGAAGGGGCTACCCTCCATCAATGATAGGAATAATTCTGAGAGACCAATATGGAATACCACTCGTGAAATCGATTACGAACAAAAAAATAACCCAGATACTGAAGGAAAAAAAGCTGCTTCCCCCCATTCCTGAGGACCTCTACAATCTGATGAGAAGGGCTGTAAACATAAGGAGGCATCTGTCCGAACATCCAAAGGATGAAAACGTGAAGAAAGGGCTTCAGGAGGTCGAGTCCAAAATAAGGAGACTGGCAACCTATTACAAGAGGAAGGGAGTTCTACCTCAGAACTGGGAATACGACCCAGAGGCAGCCAAGCTAATAGTATCACAGAGCAGATAA
- the ndk gene encoding nucleoside-diphosphate kinase, which translates to MALERTFLMIKPDAVERKLVGEIISRFERKGFRIVALKMLKMSREQAESLYSPHREKPFFKDLVDFATRGPVVVMVLEGDSAIDVVRLMIGSTDGRKAAPGTIRGDYALDIQENVVHASDSKESFEREYRIFFSPSELL; encoded by the coding sequence ATGGCGCTTGAGCGAACTTTTCTCATGATCAAGCCAGATGCAGTGGAAAGAAAGCTTGTAGGGGAGATCATATCAAGATTCGAGAGAAAAGGCTTCCGAATTGTTGCTCTGAAGATGCTGAAGATGTCCAGAGAGCAGGCAGAATCCCTCTATTCACCCCATAGGGAGAAGCCATTCTTCAAGGATCTGGTTGATTTTGCTACCAGAGGACCAGTAGTTGTTATGGTTCTTGAGGGAGATTCGGCGATCGATGTTGTTAGGCTGATGATAGGCTCAACGGACGGTAGGAAGGCTGCTCCTGGTACAATCAGAGGAGACTATGCCTTGGACATACAGGAAAACGTAGTACATGCTTCAGATTCGAAGGAGAGCTTTGAGAGAGAATACAGAATCTTCTTCTCGCCATCGGAGCTCCTCTAA